From Pempheris klunzingeri isolate RE-2024b chromosome 16, fPemKlu1.hap1, whole genome shotgun sequence, a single genomic window includes:
- the LOC139215113 gene encoding oocyte zinc finger protein XlCOF22-like isoform X1, giving the protein MEMVKIEQVIVGSEMRSTSAEIKSEPVTTSLQSYQHESLQCFQCFITFCNSKAKERHMRKSHRDQYKQQLQQTDTVFTCYKCDKCFTSSNELSQHQATHSREEKPFRCPYCRKNFFTFTELNKHRRHECIERRCPCRDCGALFPSPSRLRNHRIAVHPQRPIVADDINTYQCCKCSHGFQTEEQLLQHQEKFASDLNCNVKPQGKKRGRKPKYATQGGVVDKKIKQEEGAGECTGCDDSTKEGCPSNEPQTELKIPCPEADCDLIFPSVTALRAHKRETHGPPPRKAHTCTECGESFARPEQLKAHLNRAHCSAYTCPTCGKCFEQESTLKIHQNTHSVGGEVAEKR; this is encoded by the exons ATGGAGATGGTGAAGATAGAGCAAGTCATTGTTGGGAGTGAGATGAGATCCACCTCAGCGGAGATCAAGTCTGAACCTGTGACCACCTCCCTGCAGTCCT ATCAGCATGAGAGTCTCCAGTGTTTTCAGTGCTTCATCACCTTCTGTAACTCCAAAGCCAAGGAGAGACACATGAGGAAGAGTCATCGGGATCAgtacaaacagcagctgcagcag ACCGACACCGTCTTCACTTGCTACAAGTGTGACAAGTGCTTCACCTCCTCCAATGAGCTCAGCCAGCACCAGGCCacccacagcagagaggagaagccCTTCCGCTGTCCTTACTGTCGGAAAAACTTCTTTACCTTCACTGAG CTGAACAAACACAGACGACATGAGTGCATAGAACGACGGTGTCCCTGCAGGGACTGCGGTGCCTTATTCCCTAGTCCTTCACGACTTCGCAACCATCGCATCGCAGTGCACCCTCAGCGCCCCATAGTGGCTGACGACATCAACACCTACCAATGCTGCAAATGTAGTCATGGTTTCCAGACAGAAGAACAGCTCCTGCAGCACCAGGAGAAATTTGCTAGTGATCTAAACTGTAACGTTAAGCCGCAAGGCAAAAAACGCGGCCGCAAGCCAAAGTACGCAACTCAAGGAGGGGTGGTTGACAAGAAGATCAAACAagaagagggagcaggagaaTGCACGGGATGTGATGACTCTACCAAAGAGGGATGCCCCTCCAATGAGCCACAAACAGAGCTCAAGATCCCTTGTCCTGAAGCAGATTGTGACCTCATATTCCCTTCTGTCACAGCCCTGCGGGCGCACAAGAGGGAGACGCACGGGCCTCCCCCTCGCAaggctcacacatgcacagagtgTGGTGAGAGCTTTGCTCGGCCTGAGCAGCTCAAAGCACACCTGAACAGGGCTCACTGCTCTGCATACACCTGCCCCACCTGTGGAAAGTGCTTTGAACAAGAGAGCACCCTAAAGATCCACCAGAACACCCACAGTGTGGGAGGGGAGGTAGCGGAAAAAAGATAA
- the LOC139215113 gene encoding oocyte zinc finger protein XlCOF22-like isoform X2, giving the protein MRKSHRDQYKQQLQQTDTVFTCYKCDKCFTSSNELSQHQATHSREEKPFRCPYCRKNFFTFTELNKHRRHECIERRCPCRDCGALFPSPSRLRNHRIAVHPQRPIVADDINTYQCCKCSHGFQTEEQLLQHQEKFASDLNCNVKPQGKKRGRKPKYATQGGVVDKKIKQEEGAGECTGCDDSTKEGCPSNEPQTELKIPCPEADCDLIFPSVTALRAHKRETHGPPPRKAHTCTECGESFARPEQLKAHLNRAHCSAYTCPTCGKCFEQESTLKIHQNTHSVGGEVAEKR; this is encoded by the exons ATGAGGAAGAGTCATCGGGATCAgtacaaacagcagctgcagcag ACCGACACCGTCTTCACTTGCTACAAGTGTGACAAGTGCTTCACCTCCTCCAATGAGCTCAGCCAGCACCAGGCCacccacagcagagaggagaagccCTTCCGCTGTCCTTACTGTCGGAAAAACTTCTTTACCTTCACTGAG CTGAACAAACACAGACGACATGAGTGCATAGAACGACGGTGTCCCTGCAGGGACTGCGGTGCCTTATTCCCTAGTCCTTCACGACTTCGCAACCATCGCATCGCAGTGCACCCTCAGCGCCCCATAGTGGCTGACGACATCAACACCTACCAATGCTGCAAATGTAGTCATGGTTTCCAGACAGAAGAACAGCTCCTGCAGCACCAGGAGAAATTTGCTAGTGATCTAAACTGTAACGTTAAGCCGCAAGGCAAAAAACGCGGCCGCAAGCCAAAGTACGCAACTCAAGGAGGGGTGGTTGACAAGAAGATCAAACAagaagagggagcaggagaaTGCACGGGATGTGATGACTCTACCAAAGAGGGATGCCCCTCCAATGAGCCACAAACAGAGCTCAAGATCCCTTGTCCTGAAGCAGATTGTGACCTCATATTCCCTTCTGTCACAGCCCTGCGGGCGCACAAGAGGGAGACGCACGGGCCTCCCCCTCGCAaggctcacacatgcacagagtgTGGTGAGAGCTTTGCTCGGCCTGAGCAGCTCAAAGCACACCTGAACAGGGCTCACTGCTCTGCATACACCTGCCCCACCTGTGGAAAGTGCTTTGAACAAGAGAGCACCCTAAAGATCCACCAGAACACCCACAGTGTGGGAGGGGAGGTAGCGGAAAAAAGATAA